The DNA window TCACGCTGCAGGTCTGGGACGCCCGTACGCTTGTGAGCGAAGAAACGGGGAAGGAAAGCCAGGTGTTGTTTGACCTGCAGCTGTTTGCGGCGCACGGAGCCAACGGGCTGATGGTCGGCAACACGCGGGGACGATTGACGGTGCTGGGGCTGGACAGTTTGAGCTTCCGCGGCGTGCCTTTTACTCTGGAGCCGTTTGAGTTGCTGGAGCCAACGAAGGTCAAGCCGATCGGCACGGCCGAACCGGACTCGACGGTAAACGATCCGGGGCCGCGTTTGCCTCCCATCCCGGCGTTGCCTCCCGTCCCGGAAAACGCCGATCCTGCTTTCCTGGAACCCGCGAGAACGCCGCCTGCGAAGCCCGCCGCGCCGCCGGCAGACGCTGAAACGCCGCCGGCGCCGGGCGCCGCGCCGCCGACGGGTACGGCTCCCGACGAGTAACACACGGCGTCCCATGATCGCCTTCGGCAGGGGCGGTTAAGGGCAGATTTCTGCTGATCTCTCACGGGCGAGGGCGGACGTCCCTTCATGGCAGGGCGGACTCGGCAGCGGGTGAGGATCCCGGCAGGAACCACCTCCTCCGCGGCGGTGTTATAATTCGATGATTCGCATCTCCTGACAGAGGATCCCTTTGCATGTCAATATCTGACACTCAGCTGCCCGTCGGCTCGGAAGAGCACGACAAAGTTACCGAACTGTTGCGGCTGATGGAAATCTCGCAGCAGCTGGCGGCGACGGTGGACCTGCAGGAACTGCTGGCGCTGATTGAACAGGCCGCCCGGGAGTTGCTCCGCTGTGATCGGGCGACCGTGTTTGTGTACGACGCGCCGACGCACGAGCTTTACAGCTATGTGCAGGCGCGGTCCGAGCAGATTCGCTTCCCGGCGGATCGCGGCCTGGCCGGCGCCTGCTTCCTGACCGGCCAGTTGACGCACACGCCGGACGCTTATGCGGATGATCGCTTCAACCGGGCGGTCGATGCTTCGACCGGTTACCGCACGCGGAACATTCTGACGTGCCCCTTGACCACCGTCGACCGCACCGTGGTCGGGGTGCTGCAGTCGCTCAACAAGCATGAGGGCGGGTTCACCGAGTGGGACCAGACCCTGATGCAGACGCTTAGCGCCCAGTGCGGCGTGGCCCTGCAGCGGCAATTCCTGCTGCAGGAGTTCGCCCAGAAGCAGCGACTGGAACGAGAGCTGACGCTGGCTCGCGATATCCAGCAGGGACTCCTGCCAGGCATGGCGCCCCAGGCCGAAGGGTACGACATTGCCGGCTGGAACCAGCCGGCGGATCAAACGGGCGGCGACTTTTACCACTTTCAAACCCTGCCCGACGGAAGGCTGTGCCTGGTGGTGGCTGATGTGACCGGGCACGGGATTGCGGCGGCGCTACTGGCTTCGCAGTGCTATGCGCTGTACCGGGCCGCCATGTTTGCTTCGACCGATGTGGGCGAAACGGCGACGCAGGTGAACGGTCTGCTGAGCGAAGATATCCCGCTGGACCGCTTCGTCACGGCGTTCTTCACCCTGCTGGATCCGGCGACGGGCGAGTTTGTGTATGCGGCCGCCGGGCATGGGCCTGTCTATCTGATCCGCTTCCAGGGAGACAACGTCGAGCTAGAGGCGCAAGGTCCGCCGCTGGGGGTGATTGGCGGCCTGGCTTACAAAGCGTCGGATCCCATTCGCCTGGAGCAGGGTGATATTCTGTTCCTGTGCACCGACGGTTTCTTTGAATGGGAGAACCGGCAGCAGGAAGCGTACGGCGTGGAACGCTTGTGCGCGGCAATCGCCCGCCTGGCCGATCGGCCAGCGTCGGAGATTATCTCCAGCATTTATCGGGAACTGCTGGAGCATGCCGACGGCGCCGAGCAGAGCGATGATCTCACCGCGGTCGTCGTGAAGAAACTGTAACGCAAGGCTCCCTGCTTCTCTCCTGGAAATCGCCCCGGCATCCTCCTGCCAGGCGAACGAAACATGTCGCTACGATTTGATGCGGAACTGGAAAAATATGGCCCTGGCTCCGCCATGTCGCCTCCGGGCCTGCTGGAAGCCCAGGATTACTGTCGGCGGTTGGCTGGATCGCACTACGAGAACTTCACGGTCGCCAGCTGGCTGTTGCCGCCCCGACTGCGCCAGCCGTTTTGCAATGTGTACGCTTACTGCCGCTGGGCCGACGACCTGGCGGACGAAACGGGCGATTCCTTCCGCAGCCTGGAACTGCTGTCGTGGTGGGAACGGCAGCTTGACGATTGCTATCGCGGGCGGGCCCGGCACCCGGTGTTTGTCGCCCTGATCAACACGATCGAAGAGTACGACCTGCCGCCGGAGCCGTTTCGCGATCTGCTCTCGGCGTTCCGCCAGGACCAGCGGAAGCGACGGTACGAAACGTTTGCGGAACTGCTGGATTATTGTCGCCGTTCGGCCAACCCGGTCGGCCGTCTGGTGCTGCGGCTGGGACGGTTCGACAACGCGGCCAACGCCGCCTGGTCGGACTCCATCTGCACCGGGCTGCAGCTGGCCAATTTCTGGCAGGATGTGCGTCGCGACTATGAACAGGATCGGATATACTTGCCGCGCGAGACTCAAAGGCGATTTGGTTACGGGGAGGATATGTTCGAAGATCGAACCGCCAGCGACGCCTTCCGCCAGATGCTGGCCTTTGAAGTCGATCGGGCCGAGTCGTACCTGGAAGCGGGACGGCCCCTGCTGGAACAGACGCCGCCTTCGCTCCGGGTGGATATCGACCTGTTCCTGCGCGGCGGCCTGGCCATTCTCGACGCCATCCGTCGGCAGCAGTTCGATGTCTGGAAACGGCGGCCCTCGGTCGGCAAGCTGGCGAAAATCAGGCTGCTCTGGTCCGCCTGGAAAGCGCAGCGGGGAACGCCGGCATGACCTTTTTTACCGGCCGTCGCATGCCGCAGGAACAGGCAGGCGCCGCGGCGGCAGGGCTGGCCGACCCCATGGCGGAAAGCTATCGCCAGTGCGCCCAGGTCGCCCGCCAGGCGTCGTCCAACTTTTACTACTCGTTCTGGTTGCTGCCCGCAGCGCAGCGCCAGGCGATGTGCGCGCTGTATGCGTTCTCCCGGCATACCGACGATCTGGGCGACAGCGAGTTGCCGGTGGAAACCCGTCGCAGCCAGCTGGCCGCCTGGAAAGCCGCTCTCACGGCCGCCCTGGCGGGAGACGCTTCCCATCCGCTGCTAAGGGCGGTGGCCGACATGGTGCGACGGTTTTCTATTCCCGAGGAGTACCTGCACGAGATTATCCGCGGCGTGGAGATGGACCTGGACCAGTCGCGTTATGCGACCTTTGCCGAGCTGGAGCAGTACTGCTATCGCGTGGCTTCGGCGGTCGGTCTGGCATGCCTGCATATCTGGGGATTTGAGCCAGCGGCCGCGCGCCAGCCGGCCCTGCAGTGCGGGCTGGCCTTTCAGCTGACGAACATCCTGCGCGACCTGCACGAAGATGGCGCCCTGGGCCGGATCTACCTGCCGCTGGAAGATCTGGAACGGTTTGATTACGCTCCGACCGACCTGCTGCAGGGAGTCGTCGACGAGCGTTACCTGGCGCTGATGCAGTTTGAGATTGAACGGGCCGAACAATGCTATCGCCAGGCGGAGGCCTTGCTGCCCCTGGTCGATCCGGCCGGCCGGAGAATGCTCTGGATGATGCACGCCACTTACCGCCGGCTGCTGCACAAGATCGCGGCCGAACCGGCCGCCGTGTTTGCCCGGAAGGTACGGGTATCCTATCCGCGAAAACTGCAGATCGCCGTACAGGCATTCTGGCGCCGGTAAGCCGGGCTTGAGCGCTTGTTAGCGCCAGTTAACGCTAGCGACCGCGAGGGAATCGCGGTCGCGGGGTGGATCGGAGGATGCTGCGGAAAACGTCTTACGGCGTTTCGGTCGCTTTGTTGGCAGCCTTCAGGCGGGCGAGAATATCGCCGATGATCTTCTGGGCGTCGACGTCGGCATGCTTGTTGGCGCTTTCAAACGCCGCAATCGCATCGGCCGCGCGGTTCTCCTGGGCCAGGATCTTCCCTTTGTTGAAGAACACGTTGACCAGGAGCTCGTCTTCTTTCTGCTCGGCGGCGATGGCGTCAAGCTGGCCGAGGGCTTCTTCCGTTTTGCCCAGGCGGTAGGTGATGACGGCCTTGCGCAGCAGGGCCTCTCCGCGATCCTTGGACGAGGCTTCTTTCACGGTTTCGTCGAGAAACGCCAGGGCGTCTTCGGTCCGTTTTTCGTTCATCAGCAGGCGGAGCTTGTTCTCCACAAACTGCTCCCGCAGCGAGCGGGGCATGTCTTTTTCGGCCAGGGCTTCGTCGAGGACCTTCAGGATGGCGTCGGGGCCTTCGGTCGAGACTGTCTGCAGGCGATCGTTATACTTCTCGACAAATTCCTTGATCCGGCCTTCATTCAGGATGTCGGTGAACTCTTCTTTTTTGCCAAGCGAGTCGGTCGGATCCAGTTCCATCACCCGGGCGATCTGGTCGCTGTAAAAGGTCGACAGGAACGGGCCGTCCATCGCCTCTAGTCCTTCGGCCAGCAGGCGGGCCTGCTCCAGACCGGTCGCTTTTTCCGCCTTGGCGAATGCGGCGTCGCGGATGTCGCGGATGGCGAGCAGGTCGTGCAGATGGGTGATGTACGCTTCCGGTCCGCCTTCCTGGTAGCCGGTTGTGGCGAACGGGATGCCTTCGGCGTCGGTCAGCAGGACGGTCGGGAAGCCGCTGATGCTGTAAATCTCTTTCAGCTTTTCATTCTGGGCCTGGAGTTCTTCGGACTGGCTGCTTTTGTCGCTGGGAAAGTCGAGTTCGACCAGCACCAGGTTCTTGGTGGCGGCTGCCAGGAACTCGTCTTTGGTAAAGACCTCAGCGCTCAATCGCTTGCACCATGCGCACCAATCGGAGCCGGTGAAATCGACCAACATCGCCTTCTTCTCGGCGAGGGCTTTCGCTTTGGCCTTCTCAAAATCGTGCATCCATTCGGGCCCTGCGGCCAGCACCGGCGAAGCGGCAAACATCGCAACCAGCAAACCCAGAGTCAAAGATTTAACTCGGAACGACATACAAACTCCTTCAAATACGCCGCGTCGGCGGGGGGGCGCCTGCGCGTTGCGAAATAGGAAAAACCAGAGAACACAACTTCCGTTGATGCTAGATTCTTTACCAGCGACCAGCGAAAGTGTAGTAAACAGCATACATTCGACGGACAAAATGCGGAAAAAAACGCCGAAATTGCGGGCAGGCGGGGGCCGCCCGCCACTTAGCGGAAGGCCTGGACCCCTTCGTTTTCGCATTCTTTCCCCCGGCAAGCAATCGCGAAGCCTTGCCGATGGCGAAACATTTGCCGGCTCTTGATTCCGCTTCCCTGGCGGAAAAGGGGGAACGCCGGCGCATAAAAAAGCCGGAAGCAGGGAATACTGCTTCCGGCCGAATCTGTCAACATTCGCCTGCGGCTTATTCTGGAGTCGTGCCCAAGTCCACTACGGGGGGCTTATTTGAGGGCGATCGTTTGCTGCAGTGGACGCAGCACCTGGTCGATCACGTAGTTGTCGAGCATGTCGCGGCAGACATCGGCCAGGTGGTCCATTGCGGAAACGTACGTCTCGCCCGGATCCAGACCGCCGTAACGACGGGCCGTAAAGTACACGCTGAGCTGTTCTTCCGGGTAGTCGCCCGAGCGCACGCTGAACAAGGTGGTGCGTGGCTCCACGCTCAGGCGGCAAACCACCCGGCAGTCTTCGTCTAGCGCCAGTTGAATCGAAGGTTCATTGTTGACCACCGCCACGCCGGGCAACTCGCAAATGCGATCGAACGCGGGCGTCATCCCCAGGGCGTCGACCAGCAGTTGGTTATGGTTGCCGCGGTAGGTGTAATCGAACGCGAACATAATATTCAGCGATTCGCATTCAATCGGGCTGACGCTCAGCGCATAAGGAGCAATATCCAGCACGGTGCGATGCTGTTCCAGCGCTTCTTCGGCCGTGGCCGGATTGACGACGCCGGAAGAGACGCGGCGGGTTTCGATGGTGGTCCAGCGATAATCGCCGCGTTCTTTGTCTTCCTCCAGCACAAATTCCCCCCGTTCCCGGGAGTAGAAATTGCGCATGACCGGATAGCGTTTTTGAATCTGCTCAAAAAAATGCAGCACAGTTTCCCGAGACTGGGGGAGATCCATCTCGGTGTGCAGTTGCATATTGATATAATGGTCATCGCTGAAGGTGCTGTAGCCGCTCATTGTCAAAGGCTCCTTTGGCGAAAGTGATTGCAAGCATCCTGCGTTAGTAAAGGGCGCCGACTCAAGGGGCGCCCTGCAGCGAAGCCGGCCGACAAGGCGGACAGCCTCCTGTTGAAACGAGATTCGGCCATGTTCTGTTCGCCGGGGAAAAGCGAATGACCGCTCTCGCGGGATCGCGGGGAAGCGATCGGGAACGTTCCTGCCTTGAAAAACGGAAACCGGAAAAGCGCGAAGGGGTTTTCCAACAGGGACCGGCCGCAATGGGCTCTTCTTTTTGGAAGATCGCCCCCGGCAAGCTGACAAAGTTCATCGCATCATCTCGCCAGGAAAAGGGGCATGTTTCGAACTGTTTTCGGGGACGCGTTTCCAACGCATCGGGTGTCGTTTCGCTACGTCTTTTTTACCTGCCGCCCCTGGGGCTTTCTAGGAATACTGGGGCTTTCTCGGAATACTCCGTACCGGCGTTTTCCCAGTAAAGCCGGTTCTCAAGAGGACACGCATGCTCCGCCGCAAGGTTCGCTCCCAGGTCGTCAGCAAATGCGTTCCTGCGCAAACTTCGCGATTTACCAGGACCCGTGCGAAAGCCAAAATGCGTCCCGTGGCGCCGTTGGATCCTTAACGCAGTATAAATACGGGAATGCCCGTGTGTCAAAGCGGGGGAGCCACACCCCGAGCGTGGGTCGCCATTCCATTTGGTAAGTCTAACCTGTTGAAAGGTCGTAACTTGTGACTTCCAGCACCGTCGGGAAACCGAAACGAGAAATGTCCACGAACGAAACCGCCCGGCGGGTTGTAGCGATCGACTCGGAATTGGGGTGGATCGCAGTCGCCTGGCAGGGGAAAAAGGTCGCGCAGGTTTCCCTCGGCCACGCCACGCCGCAGGCCGCACTGGCTTCGCAGGACGGTGATCGGCTGGTCGAACCGGACCGCCGGGAGAGAAAGCTGCTGCAGCGACTGCGGGATTATGCGGCCGGGCAGGTCGATGCGTTCGACGATCTGGAGCTGGACTTCGAGGGACGCACGCCGTTCCAGCGGCGCGTGCTGGAAGCCTGTCGCCAGGTAGCATACGGCCAGACGATCACCTACGCCGATCTGGCGGCTGCCGCCGGCTCGCCCCGCGCCCATCGGGCGGTCGGGAATGTGATGGCCAGCAATCGCACGCCCGTTTTGATCCCCTGCCACCGCGTGCTGGCGAAGAACTCGCTGGGCGGTTTCTCCGCGCCGACGGGAGTCTCACTGAAGAAGCGCCTGCTTGGTCTGGAAGGCGTGCTTGCGAGAAGGGATTGAGAAAGCAGCGTTAGCGCCGCTCAGGTGGCGGCGCTTTCCAGCACTTCTTCCGCAACGTAAATCGGCAGCGCCGGATCGCAGGTCACGGCGACGGCAATGGCGTCGGAAGGCCGG is part of the Lignipirellula cremea genome and encodes:
- a CDS encoding PP2C family protein-serine/threonine phosphatase, with the translated sequence MSISDTQLPVGSEEHDKVTELLRLMEISQQLAATVDLQELLALIEQAARELLRCDRATVFVYDAPTHELYSYVQARSEQIRFPADRGLAGACFLTGQLTHTPDAYADDRFNRAVDASTGYRTRNILTCPLTTVDRTVVGVLQSLNKHEGGFTEWDQTLMQTLSAQCGVALQRQFLLQEFAQKQRLERELTLARDIQQGLLPGMAPQAEGYDIAGWNQPADQTGGDFYHFQTLPDGRLCLVVADVTGHGIAAALLASQCYALYRAAMFASTDVGETATQVNGLLSEDIPLDRFVTAFFTLLDPATGEFVYAAAGHGPVYLIRFQGDNVELEAQGPPLGVIGGLAYKASDPIRLEQGDILFLCTDGFFEWENRQQEAYGVERLCAAIARLADRPASEIISSIYRELLEHADGAEQSDDLTAVVVKKL
- the hpnC gene encoding squalene synthase HpnC; translation: MSLRFDAELEKYGPGSAMSPPGLLEAQDYCRRLAGSHYENFTVASWLLPPRLRQPFCNVYAYCRWADDLADETGDSFRSLELLSWWERQLDDCYRGRARHPVFVALINTIEEYDLPPEPFRDLLSAFRQDQRKRRYETFAELLDYCRRSANPVGRLVLRLGRFDNAANAAWSDSICTGLQLANFWQDVRRDYEQDRIYLPRETQRRFGYGEDMFEDRTASDAFRQMLAFEVDRAESYLEAGRPLLEQTPPSLRVDIDLFLRGGLAILDAIRRQQFDVWKRRPSVGKLAKIRLLWSAWKAQRGTPA
- the hpnD gene encoding presqualene diphosphate synthase HpnD, with translation MTFFTGRRMPQEQAGAAAAGLADPMAESYRQCAQVARQASSNFYYSFWLLPAAQRQAMCALYAFSRHTDDLGDSELPVETRRSQLAAWKAALTAALAGDASHPLLRAVADMVRRFSIPEEYLHEIIRGVEMDLDQSRYATFAELEQYCYRVASAVGLACLHIWGFEPAAARQPALQCGLAFQLTNILRDLHEDGALGRIYLPLEDLERFDYAPTDLLQGVVDERYLALMQFEIERAEQCYRQAEALLPLVDPAGRRMLWMMHATYRRLLHKIAAEPAAVFARKVRVSYPRKLQIAVQAFWRR
- a CDS encoding thioredoxin family protein; this translates as MSFRVKSLTLGLLVAMFAASPVLAAGPEWMHDFEKAKAKALAEKKAMLVDFTGSDWCAWCKRLSAEVFTKDEFLAAATKNLVLVELDFPSDKSSQSEELQAQNEKLKEIYSISGFPTVLLTDAEGIPFATTGYQEGGPEAYITHLHDLLAIRDIRDAAFAKAEKATGLEQARLLAEGLEAMDGPFLSTFYSDQIARVMELDPTDSLGKKEEFTDILNEGRIKEFVEKYNDRLQTVSTEGPDAILKVLDEALAEKDMPRSLREQFVENKLRLLMNEKRTEDALAFLDETVKEASSKDRGEALLRKAVITYRLGKTEEALGQLDAIAAEQKEDELLVNVFFNKGKILAQENRAADAIAAFESANKHADVDAQKIIGDILARLKAANKATETP
- a CDS encoding methylated-DNA--[protein]-cysteine S-methyltransferase; the encoded protein is MSTNETARRVVAIDSELGWIAVAWQGKKVAQVSLGHATPQAALASQDGDRLVEPDRRERKLLQRLRDYAAGQVDAFDDLELDFEGRTPFQRRVLEACRQVAYGQTITYADLAAAAGSPRAHRAVGNVMASNRTPVLIPCHRVLAKNSLGGFSAPTGVSLKKRLLGLEGVLARRD